The Naumovozyma dairenensis CBS 421 chromosome 3, complete genome genome has a window encoding:
- the UGA4 gene encoding Uga4p (ancestral locus Anc_5.112): MNSTMTSESSKKDIKIINLEPRASTEEGSIELHNMASNLRSIISKTGAGEVNYINASKSVNDNQLLAEIGYKQELKRQFSTLQVFGIAFSIMGLLPSIASVMGTGISGGSVSFVWGWFIASFFILLVGISMAENASAIPTAGGLYYWTYYYAPKGYKEVFSFIIGCSNSLALVAGLCSIDYGLAEEIMAAVVVTYDGDFNITDGRLYAVFLASVIVMALCTSMASGVIARLQNISIVSNLFIIVLLFIALPVGTKHKRGTFNDASFIFGGFENFSDWNGGWQFCLTGFMPAVWTIGSFDSCVHQSEEAKDAKKSVPVGIIGSISACWILGWLIIICLMACIDPQLENVLDTQYGFPMAQLIYDSLGKKWTIAFLSLMAFCQFLMGCSICTAISRQIWAFSRDDGLPFSKYIKQVHNSVPFFAILAACVSSLVLGLLCLIDATAANALFSLAVAGNYLAWCTPTLLRLTSGRDIFRPGPFYLGKVLSPIVSWIGVLYEVFIIIMEMFPSQQHGINKTNMNYACVIGPGIWFLAWIYYLLYKKKYYHGPKTNLSDEEYSDMVGIDVIDGILEQKEP; the protein is encoded by the coding sequence ATGAACAGTACTATGACTTCGGAAAGTAGTAAGAAAGACATCAAGATAATCAACCTGGAACCGAGGGCTTCTACGGAAGAAGGTTCCATTGAGTTGCATAATATGGCAAGCAACCTGCGCTCGATTATATCTAAGACGGGTGCAGGTGAGGTTAATTACATTAATGCATCCAAATCAGTAAATGATAATCAACTGTTGGCAGAAATTGGTTACAAACAAGAGTTAAAAAGGCAATTCTCAACATTACAAGTATTCGGTATTGCATTCTCCATTATGGGCTTACTACCTTCTATAGCATCAGTAATGGGAACAGGTATCTCTGGCGGGTCTGTCTCCTTCGTTTGGGGTTGGTTTATTGcatcatttttcatattattagttgGTATTTCAATGGCAGAAAATGCAAGTGCCATACCAACAGCAGGTGGACTATATTATTGGACATATTATTATGCGCCAAAAGGCTACAAAGAggttttttctttcattatcGGTTGTTCGAATTCATTAGCATTGGTTGCAGGTCTTTGTTCTATTGATTATGGTTTGGCTGAAGAGATTATGGCGGCTGTAGTTGTCACCTATGATGGAGATTTCAATATAACCGATGGAAGATTATATGCTGTATTTCTCGCTTCCGTTATTGTTATGGCACTTTGTACATCAATGGCATCAGGAGTTATCGCACGccttcaaaatattagCATCGTATCGaatcttttcattatagTTTTACTTTTCATTGCATTACCGGTTGGAACCAAACATAAAAGAGGTACTTTTAATGACGCTAGTTTCATCTTTGGGGGATTTGAGAATTTTAGTGACTGGAATGGAGGTTGGCAGTTCTGTTTGACAGGTTTTATGCCTGCTGTTTGGACGATTGGTTCATTCGACTCTTGTGTTCATCAATCAGAGGAGGCAAAGGATGCCAAGAAATCAGTTCCAGTAGGTATAATAGGTTCTATTTCTGCTTGCTGGATTCTAGGTTGgctcattattatttgtttgatGGCTTGCATCGATCCACAACTCGAGAATGTTTTAGATACCCAATATGGTTTCCCAATGGCGCAACTGATTTATGATTCATTAGGAAAGAAATGGACGATTGCTTTCCTATCCCTCATGGCATTTTGTCAATTTTTGATGGGATGTTCTATTTGTACTGCTATATCGAGACAAATTTGGGCTTTTTCCCGTGATGATGGGTTACCTTTTTCCAAATACATTAAGCAAGTTCATAATTCGGTCCCATTTTTTGCAATTTTAGCTGCCTGTGTAAGTTCTTTGGTATTGGGTTTGCTTTGTCTAATTGATGCTACAGCAGCAAATGCTCTTTTCAGTTTGGCAGTGGCAGGTAATTATTTGGCCTGGTGTACGCCAACTCTTCTGAGACTAACTTCCGGAAGAGACATATTCAGACCAGGTCCGTTTTACTTGGGTAAGGTTTTATCACCAATTGTTTCGTGGATTGGAGTACTGTATGAagtatttattattataatggAAATGTTTCCATCACAACAACatggaataaataaaactaATATGAACTATGCATGTGTTATTGGTCCTGGTATTTGGTTTTTAGCCTGgatatattatttgctTTATAAGAAGAAGTATTATCATGGACCAAAGACAAACCTATCGGATGAAGAGTACAGCGATATGGTGGGCATTGACGTAATTGATGGCATATTGGAGCAGAAAGAGCCATAG